In Nilaparvata lugens isolate BPH chromosome 5, ASM1435652v1, whole genome shotgun sequence, the following proteins share a genomic window:
- the LOC120351314 gene encoding uncharacterized protein LOC120351314 isoform X2, with translation MRPVAKLDSVLKSKFNEICLLLFCGDPHLKRMATKRVHNSTAIKKETNPIIAPLRKLRISRSSKLCTSSHTDGSEERVEGDA, from the exons ATGCGTCCGGTGGCAAAACTCGATTCTGTCCTGAAATCAAAGTTCAATGAAATCTGTCTACTCCTGTTTTGTGGAGATCCTCATTTGAAAAGAATGG CCACTAAAAGGGTGCACAATAGCACAGCTATCAAGAAAGAAACGAACCCTATCATTGCACCTTTGAGGAAATTGAGGATCAGCAGGAGTAGCAA GCTCTGTACATCATCACATACTGATGGAAGTGAGGAGAGAGTAGAAGGAGATGCATAG